Proteins encoded in a region of the Cetobacterium ceti genome:
- a CDS encoding SDR family NAD(P)-dependent oxidoreductase: MNRLSGKNVFITGATKGIGKSTAIKFAEMGANVILVGRTKSLLEELKKEIEDKYKVEAYILELDVTKGKDVEEKIDSLPKDIKNNIDILVNNAGLAIGLDKVYESSMEDYDRVIDTNIKGVLYITKKIVPLMVERNKGYVVNLGSIAGDMAYYGGAVYCATKAAVKMLTDTLRIELVDTNIRVTNIKPGLVETEFSKVRFKGDEERAKNTYKGIEALTPDDIAEVIVSTCNLPENVQLTEIALMPNHQADGRTVYRG; encoded by the coding sequence ATGAATAGATTAAGTGGTAAAAATGTATTTATAACTGGTGCAACAAAAGGAATTGGGAAAAGTACTGCAATAAAATTTGCAGAAATGGGTGCTAATGTAATTTTAGTAGGAAGAACTAAAAGTTTATTAGAAGAGTTAAAAAAAGAAATAGAAGATAAATATAAGGTAGAAGCTTATATTCTAGAATTAGATGTAACAAAGGGAAAAGATGTAGAAGAAAAAATAGATTCTTTACCAAAAGATATAAAAAATAATATTGATATTTTAGTGAATAATGCGGGATTAGCAATAGGATTAGATAAAGTGTATGAAAGTTCAATGGAAGATTATGATAGAGTAATTGATACAAATATTAAGGGAGTATTGTATATAACTAAGAAAATAGTTCCTTTGATGGTAGAAAGAAATAAGGGTTATGTTGTAAATTTAGGATCAATAGCGGGAGATATGGCTTATTATGGTGGAGCAGTATATTGTGCAACAAAAGCTGCTGTAAAAATGTTAACAGATACTTTAAGAATAGAACTTGTAGATACAAATATAAGAGTTACAAATATAAAACCTGGATTAGTAGAAACAGAATTTAGTAAAGTTAGATTTAAAGGTGATGAGGAGAGGGCAAAAAATACATATAAAGGAATAGAAGCTTTAACTCCTGATGATATAGCAGAAGTAATAGTTTCAACTTGTAATTTACCTGAAAATGTACAATTGACAGAGATAGCTCTTATGCCAAATCATCAAGCTGATGGAAGAACAGTTTATAGAGGATAA
- a CDS encoding ABC transporter permease yields the protein MKKPNLGSIYTLPVTIWMTIFFAIPMLIVLVYAFLKKGTYGGVELKFTLESFKIFADPIFLEIFAKTIYIAILVTIFTVLLAIPTSYFIARSKYRKELLFLIIIPFWTNFLIRIYSWIAILGSNGFINNFLIKIGLIDKPFMMLYNTGAVVLISVYTSLPFAILPLYAIIEKFDFSLIEAARDLGATNCQAFLKVFIPNIKSGITTATLFTFIPTLGSYAVPKLVGGTRATMLGNIIAQHLTVTRNWPLASAISAVLIIATSIALIIFTKFTKSRED from the coding sequence ATGAAAAAACCAAATTTAGGGTCTATTTATACTCTCCCTGTTACTATTTGGATGACAATTTTCTTTGCTATTCCAATGTTAATAGTTTTAGTTTATGCCTTTTTAAAAAAGGGAACCTATGGTGGTGTAGAACTTAAATTTACCTTAGAAAGTTTTAAAATTTTTGCTGATCCCATATTTTTAGAAATCTTTGCAAAAACAATATATATCGCAATTTTAGTAACTATATTTACTGTACTTTTAGCTATTCCTACTTCATATTTTATAGCTAGATCAAAATATAGAAAGGAACTTTTATTCTTAATAATAATTCCTTTTTGGACAAATTTTCTAATTAGAATCTATTCTTGGATTGCTATTTTAGGAAGCAATGGTTTTATCAATAACTTTCTTATAAAAATAGGTCTTATTGATAAACCTTTTATGATGTTATATAACACTGGTGCAGTTGTACTAATATCTGTATATACTAGTTTACCTTTTGCTATATTACCTCTTTATGCTATTATTGAAAAATTTGATTTTTCTTTAATTGAAGCCGCAAGAGATTTAGGAGCAACCAATTGTCAGGCTTTTTTAAAAGTTTTTATCCCTAATATAAAGTCAGGTATAACAACTGCAACTTTATTTACTTTTATTCCGACTTTAGGATCATATGCTGTTCCTAAATTAGTTGGTGGTACAAGAGCTACAATGTTAGGTAATATCATTGCTCAACATTTAACTGTAACTAGAAACTGGCCCTTAGCTTCAGCTATTTCTGCTGTTTTAATTATAGCTACTTCTATAGCTCTTATTATATTTACAAAATTTACAAAAAGTAGGGAGGACTAA
- a CDS encoding C-GCAxxG-C-C family protein — MLKKIFKGKKDLKILNEEVDLNSIREIAEQYYMNGDFYCSEAVLKVVKDAFKAPYGDDIIKLASGFPVGLGGSGCTCGAVNGGVMAISMFFGRELPGDKKVKKSMDLTKELYDEFAKKYKVACCKVLTRGMTLGSSTHKNHCVTITGDLAVLTSRILARELGYKIIEEN, encoded by the coding sequence ATGTTAAAAAAGATATTTAAAGGAAAAAAAGATCTAAAAATTTTAAATGAAGAAGTGGATTTAAATAGCATAAGAGAAATTGCAGAACAATACTATATGAATGGAGATTTTTATTGTTCAGAGGCAGTTTTAAAAGTTGTAAAAGATGCTTTTAAAGCTCCCTATGGAGATGATATTATCAAATTAGCTTCAGGTTTTCCTGTGGGATTAGGTGGAAGTGGCTGTACTTGTGGAGCAGTAAATGGTGGAGTTATGGCAATTTCTATGTTTTTTGGAAGAGAACTTCCAGGAGATAAAAAAGTAAAAAAATCAATGGATCTTACAAAGGAATTATATGATGAATTTGCTAAAAAATATAAGGTTGCATGTTGTAAAGTATTAACAAGGGGAATGACTTTAGGAAGTTCTACACATAAAAATCATTGTGTAACAATAACAGGAGATTTAGCAGTTTTAACAAGTAGAATATTAGCAAGAGAATTAGGATATAAAATAATTGAAGAAAACTAA
- a CDS encoding peptidase U32 family protein, translating to MKKAELLAPAGNMEKLKMAFHYGADAVFLGGKMFNLRAGSHNFNDEELEEAVAYANSLGKKVYVTLNIIPHNNELEYLPEYVIYLEKIGVSGVIVADLGVFQVVKENTNLSISVSTQASNTNWRSVKMWKDLGARRVVLAREISLDNIAEIRAKVPDIELEVFIHGAMCMSVSGRCLLSNYMTGRDANRGDCAQSCRWKYSVVEETRPGEYMPVFEDERGTYIFNSKDLCTIEIIDKILDLGVDSLKIEGRMKGIYYVSNAVKMYREAIDEYYSGDYKYNPKWLEEIKSTSNRSFTKGFYYGQPGPEANNYNDRNSYSQTHQLVAKIEEKLGNNEYLVAIRNRVESGETLEVITPKGDPREIVLPKMTMILKGNKEEESTFANPNSFAKITLEGDFEPMDMIRRRLDK from the coding sequence TGTATTTTTAGGTGGAAAAATGTTTAACCTAAGAGCAGGAAGTCATAACTTCAATGATGAAGAATTAGAAGAGGCAGTTGCATATGCAAATTCATTAGGAAAAAAAGTATATGTAACTTTAAATATAATACCACATAACAATGAGTTAGAATATTTACCTGAGTATGTAATATACTTAGAAAAAATAGGGGTAAGTGGAGTTATTGTAGCAGATCTTGGTGTGTTCCAAGTTGTTAAAGAAAATACAAACTTATCCATAAGTGTTAGTACACAGGCAAGTAATACTAACTGGAGATCAGTAAAAATGTGGAAGGACTTAGGAGCTAGAAGAGTAGTATTAGCAAGAGAAATTTCTTTAGATAATATTGCTGAAATTAGAGCTAAGGTGCCTGATATTGAATTGGAAGTATTTATTCACGGAGCAATGTGTATGTCGGTATCTGGAAGATGTCTATTAAGTAACTATATGACTGGAAGAGATGCAAATAGAGGTGACTGTGCTCAATCGTGTAGATGGAAGTATTCAGTAGTTGAAGAAACAAGACCTGGAGAATATATGCCAGTATTTGAAGATGAGAGAGGAACATATATATTTAACTCTAAAGATTTATGTACAATAGAGATTATTGATAAAATTTTAGATTTAGGTGTAGATTCTCTTAAAATAGAAGGAAGAATGAAAGGTATTTATTATGTTTCAAATGCAGTAAAAATGTATAGAGAAGCAATTGATGAATATTACTCAGGGGACTATAAATATAATCCTAAATGGTTAGAAGAGATTAAATCTACTTCAAATAGATCATTTACAAAGGGATTCTATTATGGACAACCTGGACCAGAAGCAAATAACTATAATGATAGAAATTCATATAGTCAAACTCATCAGTTAGTTGCTAAAATTGAAGAAAAATTAGGAAATAATGAGTATTTAGTTGCAATTAGAAATAGAGTTGAAAGTGGGGAAACTTTAGAAGTTATAACTCCAAAAGGTGATCCAAGAGAGATTGTTTTACCGAAAATGACTATGATTTTAAAAGGAAATAAAGAGGAAGAATCTACTTTTGCAAATCCAAATTCATTTGCTAAAATAACTCTTGAGGGAGATTTTGAACCAATGGATATGATTAGAAGAAGATTAGATAAATAA
- a CDS encoding peptidylprolyl isomerase, whose product MKKILRTFTVLLIVLMTAGCSYLRSNDSNKPVKYNDIRATFVTTQGDINFYLYPEAAPTTVANFINLAKRGYYNDTKIHRAVENFIVQGGDPTGTGTGGPGYTIPDEIVPWLDFYQPGILAMANAGPNTGGSQFFMTLYPADWLNGKHTIFGEYIDESDFNKIKKLEVGDVIKEIKFTGDVDLFLSLHKDQIEKWNAILDKDYPNLKKYPIKDPSAFGNQVNAYNAELKRILTPRKHKDEQIKDSFIPRTIRSIEKKIDKSLDEKDNSDSL is encoded by the coding sequence ATGAAAAAGATCTTAAGAACATTCACCGTACTACTTATTGTTCTAATGACCGCTGGTTGCTCATATTTAAGAAGTAATGACAGTAATAAACCTGTTAAATACAATGATATAAGAGCTACCTTTGTAACAACTCAAGGGGATATAAATTTTTATCTATATCCAGAAGCAGCACCAACAACTGTTGCTAACTTTATTAACCTTGCAAAAAGAGGATATTATAACGATACTAAGATACATAGAGCTGTTGAGAACTTCATAGTTCAAGGGGGAGATCCTACAGGAACAGGAACAGGTGGCCCAGGTTACACTATTCCAGATGAAATTGTTCCATGGTTAGATTTCTATCAACCAGGTATTTTAGCAATGGCCAATGCAGGTCCAAACACAGGTGGGTCTCAATTCTTTATGACACTTTATCCTGCTGACTGGTTAAATGGTAAGCACACTATATTTGGTGAATATATTGATGAGAGTGACTTCAATAAAATCAAAAAATTAGAAGTTGGAGATGTAATTAAAGAAATTAAATTTACTGGTGATGTAGATTTATTCCTATCATTACATAAGGATCAAATTGAAAAATGGAATGCTATTTTAGATAAGGATTATCCAAATTTAAAAAAATATCCTATTAAAGATCCATCAGCTTTTGGAAATCAAGTAAATGCTTATAATGCTGAACTTAAAAGAATCTTAACTCCTAGAAAACATAAGGATGAACAAATTAAAGATTCTTTTATTCCTAGAACAATTAGAAGTATTGAAAAGAAAATTGATAAATCCTTAGATGAAAAGGATAATTCAGATTCCTTATAA
- a CDS encoding ABC transporter permease, whose protein sequence is MNKRRTSLFFFSLTMIFFYLPLVILVIYSFNDGRSMKWNGFSLKWYKELFLYSDNIWQAFKYSIFIAIFSGILSCTLGTLGALGLHWYHFKHKKYLQLLTFLPLIIPDIIMGVSLLIMFATVKLELGLTSIFIAHTTFNIPFVFFIVLSRLGEVDYSVVEAAYDLGATEFQALTKVIIPMLIPAIISGFLIAVTLSFDDFVTTFFVAGPGSSTLPLRIYSMIRLGVSPVINALSVLLICLSILLTVSTKSLQKYFVK, encoded by the coding sequence ATGAATAAAAGAAGAACATCACTTTTCTTTTTTAGCTTGACTATGATATTTTTCTATCTTCCCCTTGTTATTTTAGTTATTTACTCTTTTAATGATGGAAGATCAATGAAATGGAATGGGTTCTCTCTTAAGTGGTATAAGGAACTATTTCTTTATTCAGATAATATTTGGCAAGCTTTTAAATATAGTATTTTTATAGCTATATTCTCAGGGATTTTATCTTGTACTTTGGGAACTTTAGGAGCCTTAGGTTTACACTGGTATCATTTTAAACATAAAAAGTATTTACAATTACTTACTTTTTTACCTCTTATTATTCCAGATATAATAATGGGTGTATCTTTACTTATTATGTTTGCCACTGTTAAATTAGAACTTGGATTAACAAGTATTTTCATAGCACATACAACATTTAATATTCCCTTTGTCTTTTTTATAGTTTTATCTAGGCTAGGAGAAGTTGATTATTCTGTAGTAGAAGCTGCTTATGATTTAGGTGCAACTGAGTTTCAAGCTCTTACAAAGGTTATTATTCCTATGTTAATCCCTGCAATTATTTCAGGATTTTTAATTGCTGTAACATTATCTTTTGATGATTTTGTTACAACATTCTTTGTAGCTGGACCTGGTTCTTCAACTCTTCCACTACGTATATACTCAATGATAAGACTAGGAGTTTCTCCTGTTATTAATGCCTTATCTGTTTTATTAATATGTTTATCTATATTACTAACTGTCTCTACTAAAAGTTTACAAAAATATTTTGTAAAATAG
- a CDS encoding shikimate kinase, which translates to MKDNIALIGFMGSGKTTVGKILARYLDMKFIDIDRAICAREKKTIPEIFEEKGEDYFRRLERLIIEEESSENNIVIATGGGVIIDNENIKNLKKTSYVVYLDCDVETIYQRVKRNKNRPLLNVENMYEKIEELYNKRRTLYSISSDLTIAINKNTNIYDTVENIKNAYILS; encoded by the coding sequence ATGAAGGATAATATAGCCTTAATTGGTTTTATGGGTAGCGGGAAAACAACCGTTGGAAAAATATTAGCAAGATATTTAGATATGAAATTTATTGATATAGATAGAGCCATTTGTGCACGGGAAAAAAAGACTATTCCAGAAATATTTGAAGAAAAGGGTGAAGACTATTTTAGAAGATTAGAAAGACTTATAATAGAAGAAGAATCTTCAGAAAATAATATTGTTATTGCTACTGGTGGAGGAGTTATTATTGATAATGAAAATATAAAAAACTTAAAAAAAACTTCCTATGTAGTTTATTTAGATTGTGATGTGGAAACAATTTATCAAAGAGTAAAAAGGAATAAAAATAGACCTCTTTTAAATGTTGAAAATATGTATGAAAAAATAGAAGAGTTATATAATAAAAGAAGAACACTATATAGTATTTCTTCAGATTTGACAATAGCTATAAATAAAAATACAAATATATATGATACAGTTGAAAATATAAAAAATGCTTATATACTAAGTTAA
- a CDS encoding THUMP domain-containing class I SAM-dependent RNA methyltransferase codes for MTLIASAPMGLESVVRDECVDLGFQNVKTFNGRVEFDGGVEDIVKANIHLRVADRVFIKMGEFKAFSFEDLFQGIKKIKWEELIPKDGEFPVSWVSSVKCKLYSKSDIQKITKKAMVERLKAHYDMGYFPENGPLFRVKIQAHNDVFLIMVDTSGEGLHKRGYRNLINEAPLKETMAAALVKLSRWKGGEDYPLMDPMCGTGTIAIEAAMIARNVAPGVNRKFASEKWPLIPENLWIDTRDAAFTLEDYDKEVKIYASDLDPEAIAVAKENAIKAGVEDDIIFECKNVLEIECPCERGAIITNPPYGDRLLTEKEVQRLYSLMGDIFRMRFSKWSYYIITSYEQFQDYFDRKATKNRKLYNGGIKCYYYQYYGKRF; via the coding sequence ATGACTTTAATAGCTTCTGCACCTATGGGGCTTGAAAGTGTAGTTAGAGACGAGTGTGTAGATTTAGGTTTTCAAAATGTTAAAACATTCAATGGTAGAGTTGAATTTGATGGTGGAGTTGAAGATATTGTAAAAGCAAATATTCACCTTAGAGTTGCCGATAGAGTATTTATTAAAATGGGGGAGTTTAAAGCTTTTTCATTTGAAGACTTATTCCAAGGTATAAAAAAGATAAAATGGGAAGAGTTAATTCCTAAAGATGGAGAATTCCCTGTAAGTTGGGTAAGCTCAGTAAAATGTAAATTATATTCAAAATCTGATATTCAAAAAATTACAAAAAAAGCTATGGTAGAAAGATTAAAAGCTCACTATGATATGGGATATTTTCCTGAAAATGGACCTTTATTTAGAGTTAAAATCCAAGCTCACAATGATGTTTTCTTAATTATGGTAGATACAAGTGGAGAAGGATTACATAAAAGAGGATATAGAAACTTAATAAATGAGGCTCCTTTAAAAGAAACAATGGCTGCTGCATTAGTTAAACTTTCTAGATGGAAGGGTGGAGAAGACTATCCTTTAATGGATCCTATGTGTGGTACAGGTACTATTGCTATAGAAGCTGCAATGATAGCTAGAAATGTTGCCCCTGGTGTAAATAGAAAGTTTGCTTCTGAAAAATGGCCTTTAATTCCTGAAAATCTTTGGATTGATACAAGAGATGCGGCTTTTACCCTTGAAGATTACGATAAAGAAGTTAAAATTTATGCTTCTGACCTTGATCCTGAAGCTATAGCTGTTGCAAAGGAAAATGCTATTAAAGCTGGAGTTGAAGATGATATAATTTTTGAATGTAAAAATGTATTAGAAATTGAATGTCCTTGTGAAAGAGGAGCTATTATAACTAACCCTCCATATGGAGATAGACTTTTAACTGAAAAAGAAGTTCAAAGATTATACTCTTTAATGGGAGATATTTTTAGAATGAGATTTTCAAAATGGTCATATTATATTATTACATCATATGAACAATTCCAAGATTACTTTGATAGAAAAGCAACTAAAAATAGAAAACTATATAATGGTGGAATAAAATGTTATTACTACCAATATTATGGAAAAAGATTCTAA
- a CDS encoding ABC transporter ATP-binding protein: protein MEKKDIRIENIKKSFDGVEVLKNINLEIKDGEFFSILGPSGCGKTTLLRMIAGFIEPDSGAIYLGNEDISKLPANLRNVNTIFQKYALFPHLTVYENVAFPLRLKKVPNNIIDEEVKKFLKLVDLAEHMNKKPNQLSGGQQQRVSIARALINKPGVLLLDEPLSALDAKLRQNLLIELDNIHEEVGITFIFITHDQQEALSISDRIAVMNKGNILQVGTPAEVYESPADSFVADFIGENNFFDGEVTEIIDDLYGKLSSKDFGELIFEMDKPVKVGDYVKVSIRPEKIKVSKNKPNVNSDRINTLKVYVDELIYSGFQSKYFTWVNGNKDLLFKAFKQHAVYFDEDDNETIWWDEDAYISWDADDGFLVEVISK, encoded by the coding sequence TTGGAAAAAAAAGATATCAGAATAGAAAACATCAAAAAAAGCTTTGATGGTGTAGAAGTTTTGAAAAATATCAATTTAGAAATTAAGGACGGGGAATTCTTTTCTATTTTAGGTCCATCTGGTTGTGGAAAAACAACACTTTTAAGAATGATTGCTGGTTTTATAGAACCAGATAGTGGAGCTATTTATTTAGGTAATGAAGATATTTCAAAATTGCCTGCAAATTTAAGAAATGTTAATACTATATTTCAAAAATACGCATTATTTCCACATTTAACTGTGTATGAAAATGTGGCTTTTCCATTGAGATTGAAAAAAGTTCCCAATAATATCATAGATGAAGAGGTTAAAAAATTTCTTAAACTAGTTGATCTAGCTGAGCATATGAATAAAAAACCAAATCAACTATCTGGAGGACAACAGCAAAGGGTATCCATAGCTAGAGCTCTTATTAATAAACCTGGAGTTTTATTATTAGATGAGCCTTTATCTGCTTTAGATGCTAAGTTAAGACAAAACTTACTTATTGAATTAGATAATATTCATGAAGAAGTTGGAATTACATTTATCTTTATTACCCATGACCAGCAAGAAGCACTATCAATTTCTGATAGAATTGCTGTTATGAATAAAGGGAATATTTTACAAGTAGGAACTCCTGCTGAAGTTTATGAATCTCCTGCTGATTCCTTTGTTGCAGACTTTATAGGAGAAAATAATTTCTTTGATGGTGAAGTTACTGAAATTATTGATGATTTATATGGAAAGTTATCTAGTAAAGATTTTGGAGAACTTATTTTTGAAATGGATAAGCCTGTAAAAGTTGGAGATTACGTTAAAGTATCCATAAGACCAGAAAAGATAAAAGTATCTAAAAATAAACCTAATGTTAATTCTGATAGAATTAATACTTTAAAAGTTTATGTAGATGAACTTATTTATTCTGGATTCCAAAGTAAATACTTTACATGGGTTAATGGAAATAAAGATCTTTTATTTAAAGCTTTTAAACAGCATGCTGTTTACTTTGATGAAGATGATAATGAAACTATATGGTGGGATGAAGATGCTTATATCTCTTGGGATGCTGATGATGGTTTCTTAGTAGAGGTGATTAGCAAATGA
- a CDS encoding peptidylprolyl isomerase, with protein MKLNAKIVTSRGDINLVLFPEVAPITVLNFAHLAKRGYYDGLKFHRVIPDFMIQGGDPAGTGAGGPGYNFGDEFKEGVVFNKKGLLAMANAGKNTNGSQFFITHVETPWLNYKHTIFGEVVSDADQKVVDSVAQGDTIKTIEITGDVDAFLNNEENKTLTNQMDEILNSQFPNLK; from the coding sequence ATTAAATTAAACGCAAAAATAGTTACTTCAAGAGGAGATATAAACTTAGTTTTATTCCCTGAAGTTGCTCCTATAACAGTTTTAAACTTCGCTCACTTAGCAAAAAGAGGGTACTATGATGGGTTAAAATTCCACAGAGTTATTCCTGACTTCATGATTCAAGGGGGAGACCCTGCAGGAACTGGTGCTGGTGGACCAGGATACAACTTCGGAGATGAATTTAAAGAGGGAGTAGTATTTAACAAAAAAGGTCTTTTAGCTATGGCTAATGCTGGTAAAAATACTAATGGTTCTCAATTCTTTATTACTCACGTTGAGACTCCATGGTTAAACTACAAACATACAATTTTTGGAGAAGTTGTTTCTGACGCTGATCAAAAAGTTGTAGATTCAGTAGCTCAAGGAGATACAATAAAAACTATTGAAATCACTGGAGATGTTGATGCTTTCTTAAATAATGAAGAAAACAAAACTTTAACAAACCAAATGGATGAGATTTTAAATTCTCAATTCCCTAACTTAAAATAG
- a CDS encoding aspartate ammonia-lyase, giving the protein MIEYRLESDSLGTLKVPKDAYYGVQTLRAKENFHITGYRISDTFIKAMAYVKKAAALANLHAQMLPEDVSNAMVEACNEIIKGKYKKYFLTDVIQGGAGTSMNMNINEVIANRAGELLGGELGKYDKVHPNDHVNYGQSTNDVIPTAGKLTIHLMAKELLKALNLLEKTLLEKAVEFDSVIKMGRTHLQDAVPIRLGQEFRAYAEPIKRDIRRIKTALEDLRSINMGATAVGTGINADVDYVHNVVKILSEVSGIEFHQIEDLVDGTRNLDGFVALSSALKVLAVNLSKMCNDLRLMASGPKAGIAEINLPKRQPGSSIMPGKVNPVIPEVMNQVCFQVFGNDLTITKAAEAGQLELNVFEPVLFFNLFQSIEIIKNGILTLVNNCLMDLTANKENCEQWVHRSVGIITALNPHIGYHNSAEIAKESLLTGVPVKELVINRGLLTEEELKVILDPFEMTKPGIPGKNIMRRK; this is encoded by the coding sequence ATGATTGAATACAGATTAGAAAGTGATTCACTAGGAACATTAAAAGTACCTAAAGATGCTTATTATGGAGTGCAAACTTTAAGAGCAAAAGAAAATTTTCACATCACAGGATACAGAATAAGTGATACTTTTATAAAAGCTATGGCCTATGTAAAAAAAGCCGCAGCTCTTGCTAATTTACATGCTCAAATGTTACCAGAGGATGTATCAAATGCCATGGTAGAAGCATGTAATGAAATTATAAAAGGGAAGTATAAAAAATATTTTTTAACTGATGTTATTCAAGGTGGAGCAGGAACTTCAATGAATATGAATATCAATGAAGTTATTGCCAATAGAGCAGGAGAATTATTAGGTGGAGAATTGGGAAAATATGATAAAGTTCATCCCAATGATCATGTGAACTATGGACAATCAACAAATGATGTTATTCCTACTGCTGGAAAATTAACTATACATTTAATGGCAAAGGAATTATTAAAAGCTTTAAACTTATTAGAAAAAACTTTATTGGAAAAAGCTGTTGAATTTGACTCTGTAATAAAAATGGGAAGAACCCATTTACAAGATGCAGTACCAATCAGATTAGGTCAAGAATTTAGAGCATATGCAGAACCTATAAAAAGAGATATCAGAAGAATAAAAACAGCTCTAGAAGATTTAAGATCTATTAATATGGGAGCTACAGCAGTTGGAACAGGAATAAATGCAGACGTAGATTATGTTCATAATGTAGTTAAAATTTTAAGTGAAGTGTCAGGAATAGAATTTCATCAAATAGAAGATTTAGTGGATGGAACTAGAAACTTAGATGGATTTGTAGCATTATCTTCAGCTTTAAAAGTTTTAGCTGTAAACTTATCTAAAATGTGTAATGATTTAAGATTAATGGCTTCAGGTCCAAAAGCTGGAATTGCAGAAATTAATTTACCAAAAAGACAACCAGGATCATCTATAATGCCAGGGAAAGTAAATCCTGTAATCCCTGAAGTTATGAACCAAGTATGTTTCCAAGTTTTTGGAAATGATTTAACAATAACTAAAGCTGCAGAAGCAGGTCAATTGGAATTAAATGTATTTGAACCAGTATTATTCTTTAATTTATTCCAATCAATAGAAATTATAAAAAATGGAATATTAACACTTGTTAATAATTGTTTAATGGACTTAACAGCAAATAAAGAAAATTGTGAGCAGTGGGTTCATAGAAGTGTAGGGATTATAACAGCTCTAAATCCTCATATTGGATATCATAATTCAGCTGAAATAGCTAAGGAATCTTTATTGACAGGAGTACCTGTTAAGGAATTAGTTATAAATAGAGGATTGTTAACTGAAGAGGAATTAAAAGTTATATTAGATCCATTTGAAATGACTAAACCAGGAATTCCAGGTAAGAATATTATGAGAAGAAAATAA